In Magnetococcales bacterium, a single window of DNA contains:
- a CDS encoding ABC transporter ATP-binding protein → MAAEPGKPLLQLENIVCGYRGHPVVRSLSLTVARGELVSLLGSSGCGKTTVLRAIAGFTSLDGGKIILDGKVMAHPGLTTPPEKRGVGMVFQDYALFPHLTVEENIAYGLRGRSKADRQAKIMEMLELVGLANLKKRYPHELSGGQQQRTALARALAPHPDLILLDEPFSNLDVDLRERLSLEVRQILESQGMTGILVTHDQNEAFAWGEKIGVLHEGHLRQWGTPYELYHTPADRFVAGFIGQGTFITGVYSAPNAVMTSAGTVLHGQGKLVGKAGDPLEVLIRPDDVVPDATSPVTARVIRRAFKGAEILYTMQLDSGCQLQALFPSHHNHAEGEQVQIRVATDHLVAFPLPRQEGI, encoded by the coding sequence ATGGCTGCTGAACCTGGCAAACCCCTGTTGCAACTGGAAAATATTGTTTGTGGTTACCGGGGCCACCCGGTGGTTCGTTCCCTCTCCCTGACCGTCGCCAGGGGTGAACTGGTCAGCCTGCTGGGCTCAAGCGGCTGCGGAAAAACGACCGTGCTGCGTGCCATTGCCGGATTCACCTCCCTGGATGGCGGGAAAATCATTCTGGATGGCAAGGTCATGGCGCATCCAGGCCTGACCACGCCCCCGGAAAAGCGGGGGGTGGGCATGGTGTTTCAGGATTATGCCCTGTTTCCGCACCTGACGGTCGAGGAGAACATTGCCTACGGTCTGCGAGGCCGTTCCAAGGCAGACCGACAGGCAAAAATCATGGAAATGCTGGAGCTGGTGGGATTGGCCAACCTGAAAAAACGCTATCCCCATGAACTCTCCGGCGGGCAACAACAACGCACAGCACTGGCACGCGCCCTGGCACCCCATCCAGACCTGATTTTGCTGGATGAACCCTTTTCCAACCTGGACGTGGACCTGCGGGAACGACTCAGTCTGGAGGTGCGCCAGATTCTGGAAAGCCAGGGCATGACCGGCATTCTCGTGACCCACGACCAGAACGAGGCTTTTGCCTGGGGAGAGAAGATCGGCGTTCTGCACGAGGGACATTTGCGCCAATGGGGAACGCCCTATGAACTTTATCACACCCCTGCCGACCGCTTCGTGGCAGGATTCATCGGTCAGGGTACCTTCATTACCGGTGTCTACAGCGCCCCGAATGCCGTGATGACCTCCGCTGGAACCGTCTTGCACGGACAAGGAAAACTGGTCGGGAAAGCAGGCGACCCGCTGGAAGTGTTGATTCGCCCGGATGATGTCGTCCCCGATGCCACATCCCCCGTGACGGCCCGGGTGATTCGTCGTGCTTTCAAAGGGGCGGAAATCCTTTACACCATGCAGTTGGACTCCGGCTGTCAACTGCAAGCCCTGTTTCCCTCGCATCACAACCATGCCGAAGGCGAACAGGTGCAGATACGTGTGGCCACGGACCATCTAGTGGCTTTTCCCCTCCCGCGTCAGGAGGGGATCTGA